DNA sequence from the Acanthochromis polyacanthus isolate Apoly-LR-REF ecotype Palm Island chromosome 5, KAUST_Apoly_ChrSc, whole genome shotgun sequence genome:
agctactgcaacttaattatcagatacattatgtctgcaatacaaactaaaaagaaaatcagaacaatgatttctaatgtaaaaaggttgattcattttaaatatagctccacatattcctcagtgtatcaacttactaactttggagcactgagaacaaaaatgatggtttaataataaataagtcagcattttcttgtctccgtttgactgacttcattagtccctgaaattttttggtaagaaaaaaaaagtaacttgaatgtattaagctactttggccatattgctgtagcttagcttgctacatttctgtgggtcatagcttcagtgtagtgaagcttgatttaacactgagtagctggtagcttagctcattacagtttccaagtagcttgcccaacactgtgtaatatatatatatatatatatatatatatatatatatatatatatatatatatatatacatatatatatatatatatacataaaaagtgaaaatatatcTAAAGCACGGTTTATCCCCACCTTTAGCCAATGACATTTCAATGTTGAATCACATTTCATTGTAGTATGTTTGGGGATGTCGGATGTTACGGTATTTTCTGTCCGTGTCGGTGCTGTTGACAACCGAGGCCACCTGACGGTTAAACTCGACTTTGCCAACATTgttgaacaaagaaataaagcTCGGCAAAGCATCCTGTCAGACATCGGTCCACTTCTGTGATTATGGCTCCAACTCCTCGGAGTGACAACCGGAAACGGTCACATTTGTTTGCCGGACCGCCTGTCGCCATTTTCAAAACGGCCAAGCTTTATTGCGCACATCAGAGTGTTCAGCAAAGAAGTTTAAATAAAGAGACGGATCGTTTGAATTACTGAAGGTAAAGGCGTCCCCTGACTGGAGGCTATGTATCCGGCTGTCTTCTGGGGTTTATCCACTAGAACTGTCGCTGTATCCGTCTGGGCTTCACATACAGAACATGAATGAGTTTACCTCTagataacattagcattagccgGAGCTAACATGGCCGTTAACATGGAAACCGTGGCTAGACTCCGTGAGCATCTTTAACTTGGGCTGCTGCTTACGTGATGTAGACCACTTGATAAAGAAACTGTAGCTTACAGCGTGTGGCGCGACGCTCTTTGGTTCTGGCTGAACGATTAATCGATATCAGAATGTGCAGGTTGTAAAGGCTGAAGTTTaggatgttcattttgtgttgtctgGCCCAGAGCTGATCATTTCTTCATGATGTGAATCATGTTGAATGTACAATACTGAGCTGTGAATCAGCTGTTCAGTGTTGATGTGACGGTCCTGTTGggaatatttaattaatttagctCAGTCTTCGctaataaaaaagaacaaatacacGTTTGAAGGAGGTAATATCGCCAAGTTCTTATCTCAAAGAGCAATTCATATTTGGATTATGTTTTATGAAATGATCCATTACATGTTTCTGAATATAATACACAAATACTGAACTGAGGCTTTACTGATATAtcaatatttgtttttaaaagttgcaATAAGATATTTCCCCATATCCTTCAGAAATAATTTTCATATTCCAAATACTATTTAACTACTTGCCTTTTACAAACACTTAACTCATGACTGCAgaggcttttttttaatattaagtCATTAATCTTGCATACTTCCATTGTACAAAGCTTGTATATGCCGAAAGTAAAGGCCTAACAAAAACAACTTGCCTCAGTCATTAGTAGAGTATGGAGGCCAGTAGCATTTCCCatctgaaaataatttaaaactatAAACCTTCTCAGAAAGGCAGTGCTCCTCTTTGTTAGGCTTGTGCCAGTCTGCCAGTAAATTCAAATAACGAAGTGCTCAGTGTACTGACTGCTTTCATTACTCAATTTTTTCTGCTAACTGctgaaaatatagaaaaaatgctGTTCAACTCTCAAGTGATGATGTTCTCTACAGACCAGAGGGAGCAGAACATTCTGCCTTCAGACCACTAAACAAAATGATGGAGTTACCGAACTACAGCAGCCAGCTGATGCAGCAGCTGTGGGCGCTGAAGAAAGAGGGCCACTTCTGTGACTGCACCATCCTGGTGGGAGACAGCAGTCACCGTGCTCACAAACTCGTGCTGGCTGCCTCCAGCCTGCTCTTCAGGTAGTGTGAGCACCTCTGAGATCATTGCTAGACTGATTTGCAGGTGTATTGTTATTGTGACATACTTGTTGATTTAGAATTCATATCCACAATGTGATTGAAGGTTAAATCTAATGCAAGCTGTTAAAAACAAGTTTAGCATCAGTAGGTCATTCTTTAGCTTTGACAAAAGGAATTTAATGAAATAATCTTCCAAATCTTAATTCAAGGTCCAGCCAGCAGATTGTGTGGAACTCTCATTTCTATATGAACGTGGTGAGACGTACTTAAAAGCCGCAGAAAAAGAAGATTaagattattttgaaaaagtctcAAGTCACTTCCTGAACAAGTTAATATACTGAATGCATCACATTTACACCGTCCATCCTGTGGACCTGAATGTATGTCTTTATGTTGTCTATGCCTATAtttataaatgcatttaaatgttgggttcatTTTGGTTAAACTCTTAATAATGTTTACATTATCATATGCTTTAGAACTCACATATAACAGTAGGAAACacagcataaacacacacagtaagtCCATGTAAGGACAGCTCTTAACAAGGTGTATTCCTAAGGCTGTAAGTAGCATAAGCAATAAATCTGCTGACTCAGACACCCCTGTTCCAAGTACATTTTATGCAAAGCCCAACCTTCACCATAATCAGCCGAGCCCAGGACACTTAGATAGGTCTAAGCTGAGTTTAATGTTTACAGCTGGAGTGTTAAATGTCCACATCAGCCCTTTAGTAATGAATTTGATGCTCAAATGTTGTCAGTTGCATGACATGTTTCCTTGTAGTTTATCTGGTGTTGGAAacatgattttgtgttttttttggtcatgcAACACATTACAATTAATCAGaggattgtaaaaaaaaaaaaaaaaaaaaaaaaaagggagtaGGAAAAGGAAAGATAACTGATGTAAGATGATCAGcttggtttttttgtctgtcaggtCTCTCCTGGAAGGCTCTGACACCATCTCCATTGACACCACTGTGGTTTCCTCGCAGGAGTTTGGCTGTCTCCTGGACATGGTCTACACCGGCAAGCTGCCCCTGGGCAAACACAACGTCAGCCGTATTGTAACTGCTGCAGACAGTCTCCAGATGTTTGATGTAGCCGTGGGCTTTAAAAACGTCCTCACCAGCTTAGTGACTCAGACACGCCCAGTCCCTGTACATTCTATGCAAACCCCAACCCTCACGAAGATCAACAAAGCCCAGAGCGTTCACCCTGAAGGTTTAGCCTCAACCAGCAAGAATGGTTCACTTTCAGACAACATGGAGATTAGGGCTGAACCAACGAAGGAACACTGTAAGAGTGAAGGAGATGACACAAAGGAACCAGCATGCAAAAGACCCTGTGTGGAGCTCTCTGACTCCTCAGGTCAGTTTCAGATGgttttcatattaaaaatcTATTGTGGGGAGTTCTTAAAGTGACTtgaaagcaaaaatgttttgacTTAGCACCTCGCTTAGCATTACTGTATCACAGAATACAATCCAAGACATgcactgccagtcaaaagtttggacacaccttctcattgaatgttttgtctttattttcatgactatttacgttgtagattctcactgaaaagggtgttttcttgccattgtcgcctttgggcttgctgtgggggtcaggcatatgggttctgtaaagcgtcttgagacgatttgactgtaattgacgctatataaataaaattgaattgaatttaattgaattgaaaactatgaatgaacacatctggaattatgtagtaaataGAAACGTGTGAAATAAGgcagaacatgttttatattttagattcttcaaaatagctaccctttgctttgattactgctttggaCACTCTTGGCCTTCtctcaatgagcttcatgaagtaaaacctgaaatggttttcacttcacagatgttccttgtcaaggttcattagTAGAACTTCTTGCCTTCTTCATGGGGTTggaaccatcagttgtgttgtgcagaagtcaggttggtccacagttgacagccctatttgacaactgttagaatccatattatggcaagaatcGGTCAGCtaagagaaacgacagtccatcattactttaagaactgaaggtcagtcagtttGGAACAACTTTCAATGTATCCCAaagtgcagtcgcaaaaaccGTCAAACGCTATGACCAAACTGACTCGAatgaggaccgccccaggaaaggaagaccaagagtctcctctgctgctgaggagaagttcatctgagtcaccagcctcagaaatgacaagttaacagcagctcagattagagcccagataaatgccacccagagttctagtagcagacacatctctacatcaactgtccagaggagactgaaccaatcaggcctttatggtccaatagctgctaagaaaccactacaaaggaaaagcaacaagcagaagagaaacaccaggaatggacattagagaGATCAGTGgagatctgtgctttggtctgatgagtccaaatttgagatctttggttccacccgcTGTGCCTTTGTGCGACCAGAGAAGGtgatggatggtctctacatgcatggttccaccgtgaagcatggaggaggaggtgtgatggtgtggggatgctttgctggtgacattGTTGGgaatttattccaaactgaaggaactctgaaccagcatggctaccacagcatcctgcagccacatgacatcccatcaggtttggtttagttggaccatcatttattctccagcaggacaatgaccccaaacacacctccaggctgtggaaggactatctgaccaagaaggagatgatggagatgacctggcctccacagtcacctgacctaaacccaatccagatggtttagGATGaaatggaccacagagtgaagacaaaaggaccaacaagtgctcagcatctctgtaactccttcaagactgttgagaaccatttcaggttctacctcatgaagctcatacagaggatgccaagagtatccaaagcagtaatcaaagcaaagaatctaaaatataaaacatgttctgacttatttcacactttcttgtttactacataattccaaatgtgttcattcatagtttgatgctttcagtgagaatctactatgtaaatagtcatgaaaataaagataaaccattaaatgagaaggtgtgtccaaacttttgacaggttGTGTAAATCCAAGAATAAACATCACAGCAACTGAATGCTGTTTGTTTCCACAGGGTCTGAAGAAGCCAAACGCTCAGAAAGTGCAGCAGAAGAAAACAGCTTGCAGGCAGTGGAGCTATCCAGAGAGCCTGCTCTTCTAAAACGTTCCTCTGAGCTGGTAGAGCTTCTCACCACCGTGTCATCTGTCGTGGAGCTGCTGAGCCAGGCAGCAAAGTGCAGCCTGGATGAACAGGAGAGAGAGGTAGGAAACGTTTTTAGAGCCACAGTTAAAGCCTCAAATCTTAGACTGTTGTTACCACGTTTACACAAGATATCATTTTCATTCAGCCTTTTTTGACCTATTTTTGCATTCTCCTacagctgcctgctgtgctCCTTCCTGCTGTAACCTCCACATTCCCCCAATGTCCAGTGTTAATGAAAGTGATGAAAAACTTCATCTATCACAAATCTGGAAAAACATTATGTCCCCATTGTTGAATtagtttaaacaaaaagaaacaaaacagagcagaaCCAGAAGCACACAGGCATGCTACTAACTAAAATATAAATTGTAAATCCAGTCAAAGTAGgaatttattatatatataggTAATATATCTGTGACCTTGGTTTTCTCTGCAGTTGTCAGTGAGAATCTTCCGTATTTTTCTGCTCCTGCCAGGTTGTGCTTCAGTGCTGTGAGGAGGCACATCCCAGCAAAGTGTTGGAAAAGCTGATGAGTAAAGTGAAGGACAGACTGATCAGTGAGGGAGCTATTCTCAAGCTCCTCCGTACCGTTGAGCAGAAAACTTTATCCTCCTTCCCCTCACCACTGCTCTCTCtgctggaggaggtggagaggaaCACACAGCAGGCCGATGAAAGCCCACCTACAGGTAAAGACATATTTGTGAAGGAAAATTTGCTCTCTTCCCCCTTATTGAGgtatttcctcacagctgttaGCTGAAGACATCCCAGAATATCTAATATCTGTGAGCTGCAGTCACCTTAAATCAAGTTGTAGAACCTAAAGATCACCTCAAATGATCCGACACCTTTGACCTCTGTTCCTATTTGTTCTCCCAAACTGAGGCTGGGAGCCTATTCAGGCCCCCTCTGTCCCTGATATGACCCTGAGAAAGGCTGATACTGCAGCAGAAGATACATTAGAGAGAGGCAAGTGCTGCAGGAAAAACATGACTTGGTTAAGATTAGATACTGTTTAGTCTGACGTTACAGAGTAGAcaagttgtctccatattgggcCATAATCTAAATATGACATTCCTCCCAACTCAATACATATCCACGGTtgaagagaatcctcagaatcGATGCTGCCAGTGCTCACATCACTGTGCTGCTCGTTAcatcacttctcctgatatcagtaaccTTATTCTCATCATaagccatctgagtctccaCAGTGTCTCTGAGTCTGCCTCCTCATTCATCTCTTGACATCGCAGAATTCCCTAACAATTGTGGTATCTGGAGCAGATATATTCGCTTTGTGTTTTTAACCTTTTCTCCATCCTCTGTTGTCTGCTCAGAGAATGGTACCAcaagtgaagaaaaacagaaggaagaGGTGGACGATAAAATCAGTAAGGAGGAGACTGAAGAGGAGAAAGATTCAAATGCTACACCAGAGTCTTCgtcccctcccccctcctcttccCCTTCCTCCTACAACAAGCCCTTTACCTGTCACTGGTGTAAGAAGAGTTTTGATTACAAGTGTCGAATGCTGGCCCACACCAAGCGCTGCTCCATGTCTCAGGAGTGTGAGCAGCAGTGCCCCGAATGCCCTGAGAAACTGGCCAACCAGCGGGCTCTCCAGCGCCACCGGGCTGAGGTTCACCGTAACACCGGACGGGTCAAGAAGAAAGTGGCATGTGACCTCTGTGGACGCACCTTCGCCCACCCATCAGGTGAGAGCTGGGCGATGCAGGGAAAGTTGTGAAAGTTCTGAAAGTGCAGCTCATCCTAGTGCTGTGAGGAATTCAACAGGATCACAAAAACTCTAATCTCATACAGGCTAACTGACTGAGAAACCCAGCTAGTAAACAAGCAAACAGAGACATAGACActacataaacaacacaatgTACGTGCATTAGTCTGATTACATACAGGAAACAACAGAGGTAAGGATTCCAAATTGAATCATCTCACAGTTGAAGATCAGTTCAGACCGATATGAATTCCACGCACCAGACTGATTGAAGCTTAGCAGCTCCACAAAATTAGGGCCCCCAAGCCAATAATGCGACTCTTTCTTATTGTAATGTAACATTAAAATAGGTCATAAATGTGGTCAGCTGTTGTAGATGTGTCACCTTTGAATACAGTATAACACATCTACTCACATAAACTAGTGTCTCATTCTGTCGGCCAAATTAGAAATGTTTTGGTCTCATATTTTGATCATTCACTTATGCAGGCATGACTTCCATGTAGAAATAATCCATGAAGAGTCATATataagaagaaaagcactcagagagcgcagtactctgccaaggctgctcagtcgttgtatgatatccgacggatgaaatctttaaacaatttgtGGTCCAcaatggtggatttgtagcaggatcacaaacATGTGATTGTCAGCTGGTTGCTaaggtagtgttcacttgttgtcatggttacagtgattccatgccactatctcacaatgatacagaaatctttaaacaaatccgtggatccggACTATAAGacacatcactgctaaaatctaaacacttggtccttgtgccttTTCTGACCTTCTATGAAAATTTAATgtaaatcc
Encoded proteins:
- the zbtb40 gene encoding zinc finger and BTB domain-containing protein 40 isoform X1, whose product is MMELPNYSSQLMQQLWALKKEGHFCDCTILVGDSSHRAHKLVLAASSLLFRSLLEGSDTISIDTTVVSSQEFGCLLDMVYTGKLPLGKHNVSRIVTAADSLQMFDVAVGFKNVLTSLVTQTRPVPVHSMQTPTLTKINKAQSVHPEGLASTSKNGSLSDNMEIRAEPTKEHCKSEGDDTKEPACKRPCVELSDSSGSEEAKRSESAAEENSLQAVELSREPALLKRSSELVELLTTVSSVVELLSQAAKCSLDEQEREVVLQCCEEAHPSKVLEKLMSKVKDRLISEGAILKLLRTVEQKTLSSFPSPLLSLLEEVERNTQQADESPPTENGTTSEEKQKEEVDDKISKEETEEEKDSNATPESSSPPPSSSPSSYNKPFTCHWCKKSFDYKCRMLAHTKRCSMSQECEQQCPECPEKLANQRALQRHRAEVHRNTGRVKKKVACDLCGRTFAHPSGMIYHKRTEHFEEKPFACEECGAKFGANSSLKNHMRLHTGEKPYRCKHCDMSFSVAAALAYHTKKKHSEGKMYVCQYCKAVFAQSIELTRHVRTHTGDRPYVCRECGKGYSQASGLTVHLHTFHNLSEPHDCQKCCLSFSSLEEHRQHIQEFHPKEFHKCPTCNKVFTSTALLDKHKATHTGSKPFSCELCNKSYQQLSGLWYHNRTNHPDVFASHTRQLKTLVQCDVCFKFFPSAASVAKHQAAEHQGSEATAVRCVYCKAVLGGDEEMQEHICSQHISQDSEAFSCSLCSLVCSAQLELQEHLLSCHIETQQEQESREEEQASTSYTVIAADPTGGRKEGTSNLPEQQRQLGAGQQVFVALAGGREGRSSAELVEVNMYDLLNSSVTFICEDKPSGPNS